One genomic window of Etheostoma spectabile isolate EspeVRDwgs_2016 chromosome 5, UIUC_Espe_1.0, whole genome shotgun sequence includes the following:
- the LOC116690141 gene encoding titin homolog isoform X2, whose protein sequence is MKFPVDLLADVSQTELERLAHNYMKNLLYSNPDAPEHLTLPDSTQVTINICSVGFVPLYGSNDKQKVLALFSPTEPLTAVALYLLDQWWPVDDILKTADPARDGAVEVETVGERIVLYILNRVVYRAREMSSEELPFLCHGEKDHAKILWSNGEAVGFYSVKPSGSFSNSFATRSYQLPVMDSIFVRRCQRGKGFGLQMLEDFVLSFKEDHLGLRYPLTKAMYKVCEKYLRQYPGDTDLLWEVESIGGPNQRHNLARKIQAMDPSVSRSLSFTEESPVITEMTEKDMVMEAITTQIKEAESMECTVEIVEEVTVLSATKAGLEAEVPLTARGRSSGSKRRKTAEEKVIRIEDIEAETPREEQEIVSDPMQTEGVSVAPEEQGQDVVDTAATMSEQPDAVLKPQDPETADVTSAATTEEAPLEADAPQDVNNTARDSQIIVENVASEIEEECVEEDTAAPAVSEEMLELDMEEETLDKVGEETQITDEKWEKRVPQHEVSPSPCEAGRTTGQSKTPRRRNTHIQEGVKEDTPAQEGGIRLRRRTVMNTPTPKRKYTKPRQKVCDDSEKEVEKVAEENDISPEGVEELAETGEGVKEDAVELEELREKKLEDEQLTHEEKTDMMGAALTEEEEGENVTHGSEREKEAQLEAGASAGGEQAHGQVEEQDEVADRPEEELSTKELSAVEEETIPKAEEAAGDVITSTGGNEEESKDETEQGEAISVSANADENTVAVETAVRDTAAVVETAVRQAEESQENDSGSLTSKLQKATVILVDIKTTCHHLSVKKADETAADGQSADAEKQQEGENGGKEEDITDTCVEAQTAEKEQQDNSEKEESVEEEKSEAEEALVPETRDNTSEGVCEEAAKGPDEVEEKQAADGEPEDADESPPAAEVDKADKTMSLEEEEAPVVETRALRSGTKTSTATPRCKTTRSKKQVDAHEAVTARAGETLSASHTPKGKSRKGHKHSQELEQKGGEDTGAEEEEAAKEAAEEKTDVEGEESVEEEGEEKVEEEGKAEEAASEREESVEPEIDVEEGEAVAERGREAAEDPSGGVSRDADREEETLGEECGERKAAMGGEEGELAAATVTRSLRSGGKTPKAPKSRSRRSKKQPEEEEEGQRQLQNQGEGPKESAEEAEEETGLGSVEDPPTEAVPAETGEAAVIEEEAAEDSVQGGDTDTSLPKLSADSAVLPPSGEEEQRAARVSVSHTDIQEEEEALPNEAEEQKEEAAIADEDVPEGTENTELEKVTVEEDDKMEAVPTADPGEGGTDEEEAEGVNDEEQEAPVPETRARRSRKQAGPATATSRLTRSRQENAEVAASESQKSTDQVRVLRGGRKLIPVTQRQTIKRTHPEGEGEEGGDESAAGEARETQEEGDQQQAKRLDERDATGRVETMDAGMSKDKEETGAEEAVLQLDASEEGQAHRAGTAADVDTDVGQPADEGKSSDVQEDVVPRQDTAEGEQSTSAVTGSARETLETAKDGEEKGVSEEEEATRGRTTNRREEEAAGETSSEVETRVLRKGRRSAAATPQRKPKRVRTQPQTEEEEEHAPAEKTQAEETKADEKEDNSDEKTEEDGSEAAAEKEEATQPEVEVEKEEAVAEEEDRSAVSKPCGDGQGETSAGEQAEETPNTDEGKVTDQEEAASVETTGLRSGKNIGRATTRSKTTKSQEEEAAGEKSTEDEEPAVESRVLRGGKRSAAATPRLKSKRFRTQPQTKEDDEEEEEAAPAKETQAEEAKVDEKEDNSDEKTEEKDGGEASAQKEEEARQEAPEEKGEAAEEEGNRMEMDKEVLEEESAVGDAGQMKEVVPEEDEEEDNSVEETASAEVEETKSAEEEEEEEEAPAVTSRALRSRTQRSRRGGGQTQQQEEEEEVHQSTGGSPRRSVRKKPRVDYRENNEEGERGEMEVTADQQDEEEDTEDGNALSSEEQPAEKLDTLSLVLDTDEEGETAEDEEEAEPVVIGKRVLRGRSVPSVIITPQAKSTRRSARVQKAEEDEEKSLRSAQKRRKAEGTPARRAQRRSRV, encoded by the exons ATGAAGTTCCCTGTGGATCTCCTGGCTGATGTTAGCCAAACAGAACTGGAGCGGCTGGCCCACAACTACATGAAGAACCTCCTTTACAGCAACCCggatgcacctgaacacctcACCCTCCCTGACTCCACCCAG GTCACCATCAACATATGCAGTGTGGGTTTCGTCCCTCTGTACGGATCCAATGATAAGCAGAAGGTCCTGGCCCTTTTCTCTCCCACTGAGCCGCTAACTGCTGTGGCCCTGTACCTGCTGGACCAGTGGTGGCCCGTGGACGACATCCTCAAGACAGCGGACCCAGCTCGGGATGGAGCGGTGGAG GTGGAGACAGTAGGAGAGAGAATAGTTCTGTACATCCTTAACCGTGTGGTCTATAGAGCCAGAGAGATGAGCTCTGAGGAGCTCCCCTTCCTCTGCCACGGAGAAAAAGATCACGCCAAAATCCTCTGGAGTAACGGCGAGGCTGTGGGCTTCTACTCAGTCAAACCCTCAG GTAGCTTTTCTAATTCGTTCGCCACCAGAAGCTATCAGCTCCCTGTGATGGACTCCATCTTTGTGAGGAGATGTCAGCGTGGGAAAGGCTTCGGCCTGCAGATGCTGGAAGACTTTGTGCTCAGTTTCAAAGAAGACCATCTGGGGTTGAGGTACCCCCTCACCAAAGCCATGTATAAAG TGTGTGAGAAGTACCTGAGGCAGTACCCAGGAGACACAGACCTGCTGTGGGAGGTGGAGAGCATCGGTGGACCCAACCAGAGGCACAATTTGGCCAGAAAGATACAGGCCATGGATCCCAGcg TGTCCAGGAGTCTGTCCTTCACAGAGGAATCACCTGTGATCACTGAGATGACTGAGAAGGATATGGTGATGGAGGCCATCACCACTCAAATAAAAGAAGCTGAATCCATGGAATGCACAGTTGAAATCGTG gaGGAAGTGACAGTCCTGAGCGCTACCAAAG CAGGTttagaggctgaagttccactCACAGCCCGGGGCCGGAGCAGTGGCTCAAAACGGAGGAAGACCGCGGAGGAAAAGGTTATCAG AATCGAGGACATTGAAGCAGAAACCCCGAGAGAGGAGCAGGAGATTGTCTCTGACCCGATGCAGACGGAG GGTGTCAGTGTTGCTCCTGAAGAACAGGGACAGGATGTAGTTGACACCGCGGCCACCATGTCGGAACAACCAGACGCTGTCCTGAAGCCACAAGACCCTGAAACAGCTGATGTGACATCAGCAGCTACGACTGAGGAGGCACCACTGGAAGCCGACGCCCCCCAGGATGTTAACAACACCGCCCGGGACTCACAGATCATAGTTGAGAATGTGGCATCAGAAATAGAGGAAGAGTGTGTGGAGGAAGACACTGCAGCGCCGGCAGTCTCTGAAGAAATGTTGGAGTTAGACATGGAAGAAGAAACTCTGGATAAAGTGGGGGAGGAAACTCAGATCACGGATgaaaagtgggaaaaaagaGTTCCACAACACGAGGTAAGTCCGTCACCATGTGAAGCAGGAAGAACAACTGGACAGAGTAAAACCCCCCGACGGAGAAATACACATATACAGGAGGGGGTGAAGGAGGACACTCCAGCCCAGGAAGGAGGGATAAGGTTGAGAAGAAGAACTGTCATGAACACGCCCACACCCAAACGCAAATACACCAAACCCCGCCAGAAAGTCTGTGACGACTCAGAGAAAGAGGTGGAGAAAGTGGCAGAGGAGAATGACATTTCGCCTGAAGGAGTGGAGGAGTTAGCTGAAACTGGAGAAGGAGTAAAAGAGGATGCAGTTGAGCTGGAGGAATTAAGAGAGAAAAAGCTGGAAGATGAACAGCTGACACATGAAGAGAAGACGGACATGATGGGGGCTGCActgacagaggaagaggagggtgaAAACGTAACACATGgatctgagagagaaaaagaagctcAGCTAGAAGCAGGAGCTTCGGCCGGGGGGGAGCAAGCACATGGACAGGTGGAGGAACAAGACGAGGTGGCTGACAGGCCAGAAGAAGAGCTATCCACCAAGGAATTAAGTGCTGTGGAAGAAGAGACGATTCCGAAGGCAGAGGAAGCAGCAGGGGACGTTATAACTTCAACTGGGGGGAACGAGGAGGAGAGCAAGGATGAGACGGAGCAAGGAGAGGCCATCAGTGTCTCTGCTAAtgcagatgaaaacactgttgCTGTGGAAACAGCTGTCAGAGacactgctgctgttgtagAAACAGCTGTCCGACAGGCTGAAGAGTCTCAGGAAAATGACTCTGGCTCTTTAACCTCCAAGCTCCAGAAAGCCACTGTCATCCTAGTGGACATCAAAACCACCTGCCATCATCTCAGTGTGAAGAAGGCAGACGAAACAGCTGCTGACGGACAGAGTGCTGATGCAGAAAAGCAACAGGAAGGGGAGAACGGCGGGAAGGAGGAAGACATTACAGACACGTGTGTAGAGGCCCAGACTGCCGAGAAGGAACAGCAAGACaattctgaaaaagaagaatctgtggaggaggaaaaaagtGAAGCAGAGGAAGCACTGGTTCCTGAAACAAGAGACAACACAAGCGAGGGTGTTTGTGAAGAAGCAGCAAAAGGCCCTGATGAGGTGGAGGAGAAGCAGGCTGCAGATGGAGAGCCAGAGGACGCTGACGAGAGTCCCCCAGCAGCCGAAGTAGACAAGGCGGACAAGACGATGAGcttggaggaagaggaagctCCGGTTGTTGAGACCAGAGCTCTAAGAAGTGGAACAAAAACTAGCACAGCCACACCGAGATGCAAAACAACAAGAAGCAAAAAGCAAGTGGACGCACATGAAGCAGTGACCGCAAGAGCAGGGGAGACGTTGTCTGCATCGCACACACCTAAAGGTAAATCCAGGAAAGGCCACAAACACAGCCAGGAGCTAGAGCAAAAGGGAGGAGAGGATACaggagcagaggaggaagaggcagcAAAGGAAGCAGCTGAAGAAAAGACAGATGTAGAAGGAGAGGAAAGCgttgaggaagagggagaggaaaaggtTGAGGAAGAGGGAAAG GCTGAGGAAGCTGCCTCTGAAAGAGAGGAAAGTGTTGAGCCAGAAATTGATGTGGAGGAAGGGGAAGCTGTGGCAGAACGAGGACGAGAGGCAGCAGAAGATCCATCAGGAGGTGTGTCCAGAGATgcagacagggaggaggagacCTTAGGGGAAGAGTGCGGTGAGAGGAAAGCAGCCATGGGGGGTGAGGAGGGGGAACTAGCAGCAGCCACTGTGACTAGATCTCTGAGGAGTGGTGGGAAGACGCCCAAAGCTCCGAAAAGCAGGTCAAGACGAAGCAAGAAGCAGccagaagaagaggaggaggggcagAGACAGCTCCAGAACCAGGGAGAGGGACCAAAGGAATCAGCTGAGGAAGCAGAGGAAGAAACAGGGCTGGGGTCAGTCGAGGACCCCCCAACAGAAGCTGTCCCAGCAGAAACCGGAGAGGCGGCGGTGATTGAAGAGGAAGCTGCAGAGGATTCAGTACAAGGAGGAGACACTGACACTTCATTACCCAAACTCAGCGCGGACTCAGCTGTACTGCCCCCCAGTGGAGAAGAGGAGCAGCGGGCAGCCCGGGTCTCTGTGAGCCATACTGACATccaggaagaagaggaagctCTTCCTAATGAGGCAGAGGAGCAAAAAGAGGAAGCAGCTATTGCAGACGAGGATGTTCCTGAGGGGACAGAAAACACCGAGCTGGAGAAAGTGACAGTGGAAGAGGATGATAAAATGGAAGCAGTCCCAACAGCAGACCCAGGGGAGGGCGGaactgatgaagaggaggctgAAGGTGTTAACGATGAAGAGCAGGAAGCTCCAGTCCCAGAAACCAGAGCCCGTAGGAGCAGGAAGCAGGCCGGCCCAGCCACGGCCACAAGCAGACTAACAAGAAGCAGACAGGAGAACGCTGAGGTCGCAGCTTCAGAAAGTCAGAAATCAACAGATCAAGTCCGGGTTCTGAGGGGGGGGAGGAAACTTATCCCTGTCACCCaaagacaaacaataaaaagaacccacccagagggagagggagaggagggaggagatgaATCTGCAGCAGGTGAGGCGAGAGAGACACAGGAAGAAGGGGACCAGCAGCAGGCAAAGAGACTTGATGAAAGGGATGCAACTGGACGAGTAGAAACTATGGACGCAGGAATGAGCAAAGACAAAGAGGAGACTGGGGCAGAGGAAGCTGTCTTACAACTAGACGCCTCAGAGGAGGGACAGGCCCACAGGGCTGGGACAGCTGCAGATGTGGACACAGATGTTGGACAGCCTGCTGACGAGGGGAAGAGCTCGGATGTTCAAGAGGATGTAGTCCCAAGACAAGATACAGCGGAGGGGGAACAATCGACTTCTGCAGTGACGGGAAGTGCCCGAGAGACACTGGAGACAGCAAAGGACGGCGAGGAAAAAGGTGTgtctgaggaggaggaagcaaCTAGAGGCAGAACCACGAACAGACGAGAGGAAGAGGCCGCTGGAGAGACAAGCTCAGAAGTCGAAACAAGAGTCCTGAGGAAGGGTCGGAGGTCTGCTGCTGCCACACCTCAACGTAAACCCAAAAGAGTCCGCACACAGCCtcagacagaggaagaggaagaacatGCTCCTGCTGAAAAGACACAAGCAGAGGAAACCAAAGCTGATGAGAAGGAAGACAACAGTGATGAGAAGACTGAAGAAGACGGGAGTGAAGCTGCAGCAGAGAAGGAAGAAGCTACACAGCCAGAGGTGGAGgtggaaaaagaagaagctgtGGCAGAGGAAGAGGACAGGTCCGCTGTTTCTAAGCCATGTGGAGACGGACAGGGAGAGACTTCAGCTGGAGAACAAGCTGAAGAGACACCAAATACAGATGAGGGAAAGGTTACTGACCAGGAAGAGGCAGCAAGTGTTGAAACAACAGGCCTGAGAAGCGGTAAAAATATAGGGAGAGCCACAACTAGAAGCAAAACCACAAAAAGCCAAGAGGAAGAGGCAGCTGGAGAGAAAAGCACGGAAGACGAGGAACCAGCGGTAGAATCGAGAGTTCTGAGAGGGGGGAAGAGGTCTGCTGCTGCCACACCTCGGCTTAAATCCAAAAGATTCCGCACACAGCCTCAGACAAAGGAAGACGacgaggaagaagaagaagctgctcCTGCTAAAGAGACACAAGCAGAGGAAGCCAAAGTTGATGAGAAGGAAGACAACAGTGATGAGAAGACTGAAGAAAAGGATGGGGGTGAAGCTTCAGCgcagaaagaagaagaggcaAGGCAGGAAGCACCCGAGGAGAAAGGGGAggctgcagaagaagaaggaaatagGATGGAAATGGATAAAGAAGTGCTTGAGGAAGAGTCTGCAGTAGGAGATGCAGGGCAGATGAAGGAAGTAGTGCctgaggaggacgaggaggaggacaaCAGTGTGGAAGAGACTGCATCAGCTGAGGTAGAAGAGACAAAGtcagcagaggaagaagaagaagaagaagaagcaccGGCTGTAACAAGCAGAGCTCTGCGGAGCAGAACACAGAGAtccaggagaggaggaggacagacacagcagcaggaagaggaagaagaagtcCACCAATCGACTGGTGGCTCACCTCGAAGATCAGTGCGGAAAAAACCGCGAGTGGATTACAGAGAAAACAATGAGGAGGGAGAACGAGGCGAGATGGAGGTCACAGCTGACCAGCAGGACGaagaggaggacacagaggacggGAACGCTTTAAGCTCTGAAGAGCAGCCGGCAGAGAAGCTGGACACTCTGAGTTTAGTGTTAGACACCGATGAGGAGGGAGAGACAGCAGAGGACGAAGAAGAGGCGGAGCCTGTAGTGATTGGAAAGAGAGTTTTAAGAGGGAGGTCAGTTCCTTCAGTGATAATCACCCCCCAGGCTAAATCCACACGCCGCAGTGCTAGAGTTCAGAAAGCCGAGGAGGACGAAGAGAAGAGCCTGCGCTCCGCTCagaagaggagaaaagctgaaggCACGCCCGCTCGCAGAGCTCAGCGGCGCAGCAGAGTGTAG